From the Fimbriimonadia bacterium genome, the window GAACAAGCCGAACGATGCTGCGCCGTTCGACCGTAGACGCGCCTATGCGCTGCTAACTGTCGTGCTCGGGCTGCTCGGCGTGCTGCTTGCGCGCTTGTGGTACCTACAGGTGGCCCTCGGACCGGAGATCGAGCGAGAAGCCGAGCGCTACCGCACGAAGAGCCTGCGCCAGCCTCCCATGCGTGGTAAGATTCTCGACCGCAACGGCGAGCTGGTCGCCAAGGTGCAAGCACAGGATGTGCTTACGATGGTGCCCGCCGAGGCTCTGGATCAACACCAGACCATCGCTTTCGTCGCTCGAGTGCTCGGAGAACCGAAGGAACGAATCTACAAGATCCTTAAGGCAGCGCCGAACCGCAACCTTCCGACGCCGGTGGCGGTGGGTCTCACTCCCGAGCAGTATGTGGCCCTTTCGGAGGAGCGCTTCTTGCACCCCGCAATCCAGATCACGGAGAAACCAATTCGCGTTTATCCGGATGGTGTCAGCTTCAGCCACGCGGTAGGCTATGTCGGGCCAGCTTCAGAGGCAGATCTGAAAGAGTTCTCCGGCGCAGACTTCGATCCCGGGGACTTCGTCGGCAAGGTCGGCGTGGAGCGTCATCAGGAACGAGTGTTGCACGGCCAGCCCGGCGTCGAGGCGATGGAGGTGGACGCGGTCGGTCGCCCTGTCGGGGCCTCGCTGATCACCGCTCGGCCACCGCGCCCGGGTGGCACGGTCGTGCTGACCCTGGATGGCAGGCTGCAGCGAAAGGCGAACGAGCTTCTGCGAGGTCGCCTCGGCGCGGTCGTAGCGATCGAGCCCAGAACCGGTGAGGTACTCGCGCTGACCGGCTCGCCGACCTTCGACGCGAATCTATTCGCGTCGCGCATCCTGCCCGAAGACTGGGCTGCACTTAGGGACGACCCCAACCAGCCCTTGCTGAACCGGGCACTGCAGTCCGCCTACCCGCCCGCTTCGACCTTCAAGATGCTTACCGCGATCGCGGCACTAAATGCCGGGCAGATCTCGATACGGTCCGGCGTGGTCTGTCGGGGGGCGTATCAGGTCGGCAAGAGGA encodes:
- the mrdA gene encoding penicillin-binding protein 2, with protein sequence MTTLTPANKPNDAAPFDRRRAYALLTVVLGLLGVLLARLWYLQVALGPEIEREAERYRTKSLRQPPMRGKILDRNGELVAKVQAQDVLTMVPAEALDQHQTIAFVARVLGEPKERIYKILKAAPNRNLPTPVAVGLTPEQYVALSEERFLHPAIQITEKPIRVYPDGVSFSHAVGYVGPASEADLKEFSGADFDPGDFVGKVGVERHQERVLHGQPGVEAMEVDAVGRPVGASLITARPPRPGGTVVLTLDGRLQRKANELLRGRLGAVVAIEPRTGEVLALTGSPTFDANLFASRILPEDWAALRDDPNQPLLNRALQSAYPPASTFKMLTAIAALNAGQISIRSGVVCRGAYQVGKRSFRCHRTHGYVDFVDAIALSCDTFFYHAAMRTGPDRLRDTAVKAGFGVASGVDLPSERSGLVPTDAWLAKKKLTWRGGDTANMAIGQGYLLATPLQMANWAALLANRGVAYRPYLVRAVLDPMTDKTLWRAEPERRFRLDTSAAGWDAIQRGMVRCIESGTGTHARIEGIRWAGKTGSAEHTKSKKTHAWFIGYAPVDNPRIAVAVLLEKAGHGGEQAAPIAAELVRTYLQPNATPQPTSLPSR